Proteins co-encoded in one Tachysurus fulvidraco isolate hzauxx_2018 chromosome 17, HZAU_PFXX_2.0, whole genome shotgun sequence genomic window:
- the psmd13 gene encoding 26S proteasome non-ATPase regulatory subunit 13 gives MKDVLGFLKQQQGRSPTPEIAAEWHTLEDYYNKKLWHQLTLKLSDFVQNPCLCTSDSLVQLYENFICDFEHRINPLSLVEILLHVVRQMPDPNTAITFLEKTKEKVKSSDEAVILCKTVIGSLKLDINDLPATKKLIEEVEEMLNALPGVTSVHGRFYDLSSKYYRIIGNHALYYKDALRYLGCVDVKDVPGAEQQERAFTLGLAGLLGEGVYNFGELLMHPVLESLKNTDKQWLIETLFAFNSGNVEKFQALKSAWGQQPDLAAHEAKLMQKIQLLCVMEMTFTRPANNRQLTFQEISQSTRVPVNEVELLVMKALSVGLLRGSIDEVDKKVQMTWVQPRVLDLPQIKGMKERLDFWCGDVKSMAVLVEHQAQDILT, from the exons ATGAAGGATGTTCTCGGATTCCTCAAACAACAGCAGGGCAGAAGTCCCACGCCAGAAATCGCCGCGGAATGGCACACGCTGGAGGATTACTACAACAAAAA GTTGTGGCACCAGTTGACCCTGAAGCTGAGTGACTTTGTACAGAATCCGTGTTTGTGCACTAGTGACTCTCTTGTTCAG CTTTACGAGAACTTCATCTGTGACTTTGAacacag AATTAATCCTTTGTCATTAGTGGAAATCCTCCTCCATGTGGTCAGACAGATGCCAG accCAAACACCGCCATCACGTTCCTGGAGAAAACGAAGGAGAAG GTGAAGTCGAGTGATGAGGCAGTGATTTTGTGTAAAACAGTGATTGGCAGCCTGAAGCTTGACATCAACGATCTGCCTGCTACTAAA AAACTGATAGAGGAAGTGGAGGAGATGCTGAACGCCTTGCCAGGAGTGACGTCTGTACACGGCCGATTTTACGATCTGTCCAGTAAATACTACCGCATAATCGGGAACCACGCGCTCTACTATAAAGACGCTCTGCGCTACCTGGGCTGTGTGGATGTCAAAGACGTGCCAG GGGCGGAGCAGCAGGAGCGAGCCTTCACACTGGGATTGGCTGGCCTGCTCGGAGAGGGCGTGTACAATTTTGGAGAGCTG CTCATGCATCCTGTACTGGAGTCTCTGAAGAACACGGATAAGCAGTGGCTGATCGAGACGCTCTTCGCCTTCAACTCaggaaatgtggaaaagtttcAGGCTTTAAAATCAGCCTGGGGTCAGCAG ccTGATCTTGCTGCACATGAGGCCAAACTGATGCAGAAGATCcagctgctgtgtgtgatggag ATGACGTTCACCAGACCAGCGAATAACAGACAACTGACATTCCAGGAAATCTCTCAAAGCACCAGAGTCCCAGTAAAcgag gtggaGCTCTTGGTGATGAAGGCTCTGTCAGTCGGACTCCTGCGAGGAAGCATTGATGAAGTGGATAAGAAAGTTCAGATGACCTGGGTACAGCCACGAGTCCTCGATCTGCCCCAG